GAATCTACGTGTGAAAGCTGTAATGTACAATATTTCCAATATTCATAGTGTAATTATACAGGTTGTCTTGGTTGCCAACCGTAAGAACACAACATTTTTGAGGGTGAAACCTAAGAAGCCAAGAAATAAGACAATCGATATCTTTTTGCAAAAACACAGCATCTCTATTGGAAGTAACATATTTTCGTATTATCCGAGCAGATATGACTAAAACTTTAGTAAAACAGAAGAAGAACatagaagaaggagaagaagaagaaggagaagaagaagaaggaggagaagaagaagaagaagaagaagaagaagaagaagaagaaggagtcAGCCAATTTCAGTGTCTCGACCACTTTCCTCGTTAGATTATTTTGATCTGTATGAatcagatactgtaaaagttatatgacgtcatgaagcaCTCCTGTCCAATTCGCCTCTGACTTCACATTATATAGGGCCAGATAAGAGAAACTAGAGCAATGGGTGACATAAGCCAATAGCAATGGGTAAGCATATTTAACACTTTCTAGACAACTCGACCCTGGAATAAAGCCCACCCAATTTGATTTGTTACAGAGTTTAGttggaagaaaacaaaataatttcctgCATAGGCCTAAATGTGTTTTAATTAGATGAGTAGCGTGTAGAAAGGTGTTTTACGGAACATTTCAAAAAGTTCCCTTTGTCTTCTGTCGAGTGTCGGCAGTGCGGCTGAACGAAGCGACTCAGGGGAACAGATAATTGTCGTGATTTTAGCTTTGCCAAACTCACCATCGAGTTTATGTGACTAGATTGCGCCTGACGAAGTCGTAGAATATATGCCAGGAAATGGacatacattattttgtcattattttgtcaacatcAGAGGAGAAAGCTGTTCGGAAATAAATTGAAAGTTAGCTAATTTTCACGAAACACTTCTTGAACAGTAGATATTAATAGGCCCTATTATGCAAATAGTGAATTGGGGATATCATCcatcatcccctcacaacttgccagacagtttgtattattttattcataCAATTctgaattccattttttttttgtttagacGCAATTATGTCCCACTGTCTAAAATGTCCTAATATATTTGACTGATccttattttgaagttattcaactaggaatgacatatattttgtacttttatagcagaatatataatacatatcatatatacagatataaataaatgtatatatatgtgtatatgtatatatatatatgtatattatatataattatatatatatatatatatatatatataaatatatatatatatatatatatatatataaataaatatatatatatattatatatatatatacatacacgtgtgtgtgtgtgtgtgtgtgtgtgtgtgtgatatcacaatggaaaattgtgaggtgatgacatcattagcTCATGCATATGATCATATTTTACcatttcttttcagactaacctTTATCTGAACCagaattcccctttaatgacGCTGCAAGTAAGCTGATCCGGACGATCAGATAACACTAAACTAGACCCCACTGCAGTCTGTTATTGTAGCCAACCaagccgcccccccccccccccccgcccctgtACATTCGTACGATGTACAGGGTATTACAGGATTTTACTGAGCTGCTGTCGAACGAAATGTTTATTCCCACAACAGATCGCTTCACTGTTTCTCTATTATGAGCCATCATTTCTGTCAAGCCTGTTTACGTGAGAAATAGGCCAAGGCACATTGCCAGGTATACACGAAGagttgttcgcaaaaaccgataagtccatttttgaagattttgaagtacggtcgcTGTtacaaagtaaaaaataataccttttaaacgatatattggtcactacatatagaggtacatttttgaagttatggtcaaaagaagcaaaaattttcttattattctttttatttttcttgacctttaatcgcaaatatctccatttggcaaatatggacttatcggttttaacaaacaaactcatcacaTATTGTTGCTGCTTCAGGCGGGTAGGAcccacttgaaaaaaaaaatagtgacaaGACATTATAACAATGTATCTGAAGGaaacgattaaaaaaaagtaattcatCTAGTAATCTATTTGATAAAGTAATTATTAAACAAAATTATAGGACAATCAGGTTTACCCTCCAATACACCGAGTAAAACGGCTTGATACACCCACCAAGTTGCGCGAGGACCTTGTGTGTTGGTCCCCGAGTTCTGTTACATCAATGGAAGTGCAAGCTCTTTAATATCGAGGTGCGAAAATAATTCGCCAAATGATTCCGCTGTTTTCAAAAGtcagaatattgatatattaACAAATATTTTGTTAGTCTGATTATACACCGTTCATGATGTTAGCTTTGgagttaaatttcatttcaagcaGATGTATACGCATCACATTGAacacaaagatataaaagaaacaaCGACATCAAATCCGTAATATTGATCATAAGCATTTTATGTTAACTTTATTTGTATACACTGGTCAAATGAAAGTCGAAGATAGACAGAACAAAGAAGATTACGTCTGTGCGCAATAAAGTTTATTCTCACTGAAATGGAGGGGCCCAGTTGCCTGCAAAGACAAGATGCTTTTTCATCCAAATTGCTTTATTGAAAGCTGAGCTGTTATCTTCATAGATGTTAAACAGAGACAGAATTAAAAGAGTTATTCAGCGTACAACATAGTCACTGTCATATTTCAGACTTTTCCCACatggattttgaatttgaaaattagAATTTTATATATACGTTTTGAAAGGATGATTAACTCAAACTCAATGTGTAAACCCGAGATGTCAGGTTCGCTTTTTCAACCATAATAGgcgtttttctttctttattgtaTGAAGACAAGTTAACATGTaactcttttttatttcaatttcaaatatgcAACTCTTGTGGCAGTATCCTTCAAGATAAATTGCCAACtgaacttggaaaaaaaaaatccaacagcTTTTCTAGTAAGTGTAGCCTTGATCAGAAACTTACAGAAACTAGTCATGGAGCACACTGAATACcgattgacaaaacaaaaactaaaacaaaacagaacaaaacaaaacaaaaggaaacaaaaggaagcaaaaggaagaaaatgtCACTCCCTAGAAATTGTTGATGGTACAGGTGTTTGAGTTGAACTCAAACACATTGACGTAGCCACATCGAGCAAAGTGGTTATTGCTTGAGTATGGCTTGGTTCCACCAGCCGTGCCCCCACAAGAGCCCTGGGAGCGATTGCTCTCCCAGCCATCACCATTCTGGAGGTACGCCTTGAGCTCGAACCAGCCATCTTCCGTCTCATCGCAGTTCATCTCAAAGTCTACCATCCAGTAGTGCTCACCCCAGGTGTTCAGTGAAGTGTAGCCATAGCCCTCAGTTGATACCGAAGCACCGTAATAAGGATCATTGTTGGTCCACACGAGAGGAGTGCCAGCGGGAGATACGCCCGAGTAGCTACTCTGGTCGTTCTCAGCTCCGTACCAGTCCAGGTAATCATCACCTGATTTCCAGGCGTTAAATTTAGCATTACTACCACCGATGTTGTGCCAGATGCCAATGGCGCATGCGCTGGAGTCGGCATTACTTGTACAGCTAGATCTCTTGGTGTGGTCAATTCCTCCTCTGATGAACAGGTCCTGTCCGGAAATAGTTTCTTTGcgcacgaaaataacagtgcgcGCCCAACCGTACGGGACAGTACCAGTCTCATACCCTGGATCTTGGTTTCCAGGGCTGCCAGGGTCACCACTGCTCTCACCAACACGGGCATCGACGTGAATGGCTGCTACAGGGTCATCACCGGTGTCCACGTCAAAGTATGCGTATCCACTGCTGTCAACATTGATTGTTGGTCCGCTGCAAGAGCCAGAAGAAGAATCAAAGTCACCCAGTATGATATTGCAATACTCGCCGCTTGGAAGACCGGTGTAGAGCCATTCAGACAAGGAGTAACCATCTGCGTTCAGGACGTAAAATGCTTTGTTCCCACGGCCGAATGCGATCTGATTGTTTCCGTTGTCCCACCAGTTGGAGAGGGCCTGACCATTGGCGGTGTTGCGAAAACCAACCATATTCCTTATCTGCCTCCAGCGATGCTCGCAGATCCAGTCCCCACCGCAGGTACCGTCAGCATTGATGGTTACAGAATCGGTGTTTCCGCTGCCGTCTGACGGTGGGCCGCGGTCGGTGTCGTGATGAAAGTTGAAGCTGCTCATGACCCTCGCAAAACCATACGGGTAGGCCAGCATGAAGCTTGTAGCCATCTTATACCCGCGTGGGTTTTCATGAGTGATTATGCTGCCTCCACCACCGTGCCCTCGCTGGTTGTCATGGTTATCCACGAAGACCAAAGCGGAACCATCTGCGAGCATTCCCCAAGCCTCACCGAAGTTGCTGAAATATTTCATCGAATTGGAACCACCGATTCCTTCACCGAGACGTAGTCCGTATTTGAATTCAGTTACGCGACCATAAGGAGTGTACTCATTGGCAGTGATGGGTTCACCACCCTGGTCGATGACCTCCTGGAAGATAAAGGGACGACTGCCAGAAGGGAAAAAGTCCGTGTTCAGGTTGCTCACCATGCCGAAAATGGCACCCAGGTCACCGGGCCACATGTGCTTACAGGCGTCAACCCTGAATCCAGCCACACCGATGTCAACCAGCTCGTTGAGGTAGCCGGCGATCTTTCCACGGACGTAATCCTTCCCAGCGTCCAAGTCTGTTAACCCGACCAAATTGCAGTTCCTAACCTGCAGAAACAATAATCCGCAGACATAACTGCTTAAATACAAAGCTGTTGAATGaaactaaaatgaaaaaaaaaaagcgaagaTACCCGGAAAGGGTGGATATAGAATGTTGTCTTCACAATCCCTTTGATTCTTCTGCATGTTCTGTGACAGAACAGTTCACGGAACTGTCTAAAAATGGAACGATGAATTAGACGTGAAGACCGATTTCGCAACTACATGTGGGTAAATCCATTTAGCTTGAGATAATCGTTCGATTTTAACGAAGATTGCTCATAGGTAAATTTCAAACAACTgaagcatgaaaacatgtgaTGTATCCTGCCTGATATGCGAAGAATTGATGACTTGCAAATAACCTCGATCACTATGGTTGTCACAGCATCAACTATGATAGTAAAGATTTCCCTAACATGAACACTGATTATCATGAAGCGATGGAAAAGGACACACGCGTTGGCCTGAAACAACCACTCGAATAATCACGTCACGCCGCCGCCTTATCACGTTTTAAGTACTTGTAGTATATACCCCGTAGACAGAATCATCTGATCAAACCCACGAAGTGTTTGGTCTGCATCTGCAtttttgtactgtatgtatgtaggtttattagttgttgttgttgttgttgttgttgtttttttttttgggggggggggtcatgtaAGTAAATCAGGAATACTTATGATTTTGCGGGTACGCGAAATAACCTTCTTTTCTCATACTTAACCCtatcaaataaaatgtcattGTTAGAAAAAAAGCTACACGTGTTTGCTATTTAAATTTAGTAACGATGTAGCCATGAAATAATCTATCAAATCTTATCAAATACACATGTTTGACTCAACTGAATTACAAAATTGTGTAGGTTTATTTGCTATCAGAAACTGCTCTTTATCTCTAAATCAGAACTCGGTTCATCTCGACTACTCTGTGGAACGGCCTTTCAATTTTGTCActatttttgtgaatgaaataaaaaaaaaaaaaaaaaaacccgcataATTTTGACCCTCTAAGCACCAaaaatttaaacatcaaaacacttttttccccttgtgTTTTAGGAATACCAGATCAGCAAAACAGCGCGTCACAGTACCATTACGCACTTCCACgaatatatttgatttgattttgatttgatttaatttatttctgcttaattccgttacatcagatatgattggGTAcaagtcatttatgacaaacagtatatccacacatagtttttagtacgaaataaaacaaatacgAACAGCTTagggaacttaaacagaagggtctccaaaataagccgaggcttgacggtatagAGGCCCTATACTTAGCTACTCTGGATAGAATAAGGGATAGAGAAAGGGGGAAGGTTAGAGCTGGGGAAAGGGGAAAATTACAGAGTGTATATGTACCACTCCACCTACTTTACAACTACTTTACAGTAATGATGTCAAATAAGTCTGCTATTAAAGTTAACACGTTCAATTGCCTTTGCCGTAGTAATAACcgaatatgcactatgaaaatagtaataaatGGATACAAAGCATTCTACATGTGGTTATCTGACATaagataacaaaatatatcGTGGTTTAATGTGCAcagtaatggtaaggcacatggtatgcatacacacatacatacataatacatgctCATATACttaatatacattatgtacttATCCTATGCGTACACATATCATACATATACccattttttttataatatatttatggatagataaatagatcgATATATGTGTGCACACATGCATGCGTCATGTATCACGTACATTAAtgcataacaataaagaaatcaaaatgttaTCCTTGGGGAATACTGCTTAAAGCCTTATTAAATTCAATATTCAATACACGACAGCGTGATTACGTGAGTGAATGTTACGAGTCACACCTATATATCTCACCTGATTGATATCCTGGTAACTGTTTATTTCACCATTATAGGACGAACACTTTCCCTGTGGCACATTGAAGTCCCACATGCTGAAAGGAACACCGGGAAAGTCGTAGTTTCCACAGTCATAGTAACTGCCAGACGTACCATAGCCAGTTGCTGAATAAAACACAAGGGCAAtaacatgataatgataacaataacagtaataatgataatgatgataataataataacagtaataacaataatcatgataataaagaaataataaaaataataatgataataaggtcTTCTCTATGAAGGGTAGCCTTCTCAGTGTTTctactgttctaccagagggccccgCCATTATCATTATCCCAGCGTTTCCAGGTACCCACTAATGCACCTGGGTCATGTGGGTCGAGAAGGACATTGATGGGTATATAAAAACATCTCTTCCAAGGACGTATAGTGATTCAGTGGGATTCGTATACTAGGGACCTGCAATTGCACGAGTGTCATAATTGGAATGCACGAAGAGGATGCCAAATGATTGGCTGAATTATACTGTTATAGATGGATGTGTATACGCCATGTGAATACGCGACTTTTCGTGATTGATCAGTTTTCCCCGGATGGTTTATCATTTTTCTACATTTTgtggtggtggttgttgttGAAATTCAGTGGTTCGGGGTTCTTATTCATCATGGGACATAACTGAGCTGTAGATAAGGCTGTAGCTTTTTGTACGTAGGCATCTGACCACAGTAGGCAAACAAGGTCTGAGTCCGACAATGAGGAGAAAAatttcacgagaccgacacgtATCTGCGTACCTTAAGCCCCGTGAATGAGTGTCGGAcccgtgggccttgtttgccttcTGTCGGACTCATttgggactttttttttgccaagtgTCGGACTCTTTGGCCTTATTTGCCAAAAattgtcggactcatgggcctttttGTCTAacgtcgagctcgtgggctgcAATGACTCGTGCGTGTCGGACTTGTAACGTGCACCAATCAAAAAATCTTTTATTTTGGGACACTTCTTGGGTAGTATCAGTATTGAATATGGGATAtgcgtcagtgaaagttttgtcATAATCAGAAAACTAATGGAAGAGTTGTGACTTTGTTAagtatttgatttttatttaatgAATATTACAACATTATGATACAcaacacattccctcgactttttgctcagataaTAGTTATGTTAATTTATGAGTTGGTTAATACTATTAATTCTCCATGCCTCTTGAAAAAGCGAGTTTACGTGTTTTTATAATCTTATCGAAATAtcttgtcgttgttgttttgttttttttgtcaattccTATCTAGATTTTCATGAGAATATTGTTCTGGTGCATGCGTTCCGGAATGACGAGCTGCTGTAACCACGTAACCGTTTTACTTACCACCAGCACCCATATGGTTGATGACTGCGTCCACGTAGATTCGCACGCCGGCGTTGTTGCAGCGGCGCACCATGTCTCGGAACTCTGCATCGGTGCCGCTCCGGCTGTCCAGCTTGTAGCTTACCGGCTGGTAACGTTCCCACCAGGGTCTCCATGGATCCGTAACTATGCGGTGCTCATTGGGAGGCGAGATCTGCACGCCGCCGAAACCGTACTTATTCAAGAAGCTGGTAATAGCAGAAATCCAGAAATAGAAGTAATCACTATCTAACCTTATTTTCCTTTCCATTGGTAACCAGGCCGGGTCACGCTTACTTTGTCTCTCCGTGTCAGTGTACAGAGAAATGTTACAATGTCCAAACTAGTTTTgattaatataagaaaaaaaaaaagaagggattGGCAGAAACCGGTCTTCCGGAGATCCGACATAAAATCCCTGAGTTATACGGAATTTGAAAGTTGAAATGCTTTGGTATAAAGGGAACAATGGTAGACCTATTAATTGCGATCACATTATGCAAATCAGTGTGGCGTAACAGCTCATCGCAGTATCTGGCGCTCAGCGTTTTTGCGTAAACTTAATCGCAGAAATGACATCGATAAATACATTCAAATCTTCATTGTTTACCACAATGATGACCAAAAGCGAAGTATTCACATAAACCCGACTGATGTTATAACCAAAACAAGAGCAACAAGCCGGACTGGACACCACAGGAGGTTCTCCTTACTTTTCGCACTCCGCAGCAATATCCGTCCATTTCCACTCGAAGAGGTGcacaattgtttgtttgtcgtcCACCGTGTTTGCATGCCATTGGCCAAGGCAGGAGCCAATCAGCATTGGGAGAATCAGAAGCGAACCAATCATCTTGCGGCTATCCATGGACTGTGAAATATGACCACGCAAAGTGATACATTACCCCTGTGATTGTTATTGTCGTTCTTATTTTCATATTCGATGCTTAGATACTTTTCTTCTGAAACACCTTGCATTCATTTCAAAAAGATTAGTAA
This sequence is a window from Diadema setosum chromosome 13, eeDiaSeto1, whole genome shotgun sequence. Protein-coding genes within it:
- the LOC140236452 gene encoding pancreatic alpha-amylase-like — translated: MIGSLLILPMLIGSCLGQWHANTVDDKQTIVHLFEWKWTDIAAECENFLNKYGFGGVQISPPNEHRIVTDPWRPWWERYQPVSYKLDSRSGTDAEFRDMVRRCNNAGVRIYVDAVINHMGAGATGYGTSGSYYDCGNYDFPGVPFSMWDFNVPQGKCSSYNGEINSYQDINQVRNCNLVGLTDLDAGKDYVRGKIAGYLNELVDIGVAGFRVDACKHMWPGDLGAIFGMVSNLNTDFFPSGSRPFIFQEVIDQGGEPITANEYTPYGRVTEFKYGLRLGEGIGGSNSMKYFSNFGEAWGMLADGSALVFVDNHDNQRGHGGGGSIITHENPRGYKMATSFMLAYPYGFARVMSSFNFHHDTDRGPPSDGSGNTDSVTINADGTCGGDWICEHRWRQIRNMVGFRNTANGQALSNWWDNGNNQIAFGRGNKAFYVLNADGYSLSEWLYTGLPSGEYCNIILGDFDSSSGSCSGPTINVDSSGYAYFDVDTGDDPVAAIHVDARVGESSGDPGSPGNQDPGYETGTVPYGWARTVIFVRKETISGQDLFIRGGIDHTKRSSCTSNADSSACAIGIWHNIGGSNAKFNAWKSGDDYLDWYGAENDQSSYSGVSPAGTPLVWTNNDPYYGASVSTEGYGYTSLNTWGEHYWMVDFEMNCDETEDGWFELKAYLQNGDGWESNRSQGSCGGTAGGTKPYSSNNHFARCGYVNVFEFNSNTCTINNF